The following are from one region of the Actinoplanes sp. L3-i22 genome:
- the infC gene encoding translation initiation factor IF-3, which produces MNEQIRAREVRLVGPEGEQVGIVPVERALQLAADVDLDLVEVAPMARPPVCKLMDFGKFKYESALKAREARRNQQQTVIKEMKLRPKIDPHDYETKKGHVVRFLKAGDKVKVTIMFRGREQSRPELGFRLLRRLSEEISELGFVEASPKQDGRNMIMVLAPHRATKAAAVAATAAGAKPAREPREGDGDGTEVPPAESAETTAQ; this is translated from the coding sequence GTGAACGAACAGATCCGGGCACGAGAGGTCCGTCTGGTCGGTCCGGAGGGTGAGCAGGTCGGCATCGTGCCGGTCGAGCGCGCGCTCCAGCTGGCCGCGGATGTCGATCTGGACCTGGTCGAGGTTGCTCCGATGGCGCGGCCGCCGGTGTGCAAGCTCATGGACTTCGGCAAGTTCAAGTACGAGAGCGCACTGAAGGCCCGCGAAGCGCGGCGCAACCAGCAGCAGACCGTCATCAAGGAAATGAAGCTCCGGCCGAAGATCGACCCGCACGACTACGAGACCAAAAAGGGTCACGTGGTGCGGTTCCTCAAGGCGGGCGACAAGGTCAAGGTGACGATCATGTTCCGCGGCCGTGAGCAGAGCCGCCCCGAACTGGGTTTCCGGCTTCTCCGCCGGCTCAGCGAGGAGATCTCTGAGCTCGGCTTCGTGGAGGCCAGTCCGAAGCAGGACGGCCGAAACATGATCATGGTGCTGGCACCGCACCGGGCCACGAAGGCCGCCGCGGTCGCCGCTACCGCGGCCGGGGCCAAGCCCGCCCGGGAACCGCGTGAGGGCGACGGCGACGGTACCGAGGTTCCGCCGGCCGAATCTGCCGAGACCACCGCACAGTAG
- a CDS encoding RNA methyltransferase: protein MYTPRTPRIVAARRLQRRRDRDQARRFLAEGPQAVREALAAGVVLELFGTPAGLDRHAELTAQAPEVSPVTDDALEALTETVHPQGLVALCEQVDVPIGEALAKRPQLVAVVAEIRDPGNAGTILRTADAAGAGAVIFAGDAVDPYNGKCVRASAGSLFHVDVVRAPLDVLDLLQDTGLQVLATSGTGEDDVDSLLDGGQLAAPTAWLFGSEAHGLSPELLRSADRRVRVPIYGGAESLNLAAAAAVCLYASARAQR from the coding sequence ATGTACACACCGCGTACCCCGAGAATCGTCGCCGCCCGGCGCCTGCAGCGTCGCCGGGACCGGGACCAGGCGCGCCGTTTCCTCGCCGAGGGGCCGCAGGCCGTCCGTGAGGCGCTCGCCGCCGGCGTGGTGCTGGAGCTGTTCGGCACCCCGGCCGGCCTGGACCGGCACGCCGAGCTGACCGCGCAGGCGCCCGAGGTCTCGCCGGTCACCGACGACGCCCTCGAAGCGCTCACCGAGACCGTGCACCCGCAGGGCCTGGTCGCGCTCTGCGAGCAGGTGGACGTGCCGATCGGCGAGGCGCTGGCCAAGCGGCCGCAGCTGGTCGCGGTGGTCGCCGAGATCCGGGACCCCGGCAACGCCGGGACCATCCTGCGCACCGCCGACGCCGCCGGCGCCGGCGCGGTGATCTTCGCCGGCGATGCCGTCGATCCTTACAACGGCAAGTGTGTACGGGCGTCCGCCGGCTCCCTGTTCCACGTGGACGTCGTCCGCGCCCCCCTGGACGTGCTCGACCTGCTCCAGGACACCGGCCTGCAGGTGCTGGCCACCAGCGGCACCGGCGAGGACGACGTGGACTCGCTGCTCGACGGCGGTCAGCTGGCCGCGCCGACCGCCTGGCTGTTCGGCTCCGAGGCGCACGGCCTCTCCCCGGAGCTGCTGAGGAGCGCGGACCGCCGGGTTCGGGTGCCGATCTACGGCGGCGCGGAGAGTCTCAACCTGGCCGCCGCGGCCGCCGTCTGCCTTTATGCGAGTGCTCGCGCCCAACGCTGA
- the rplT gene encoding 50S ribosomal protein L20, which produces MARVKRAVNAQKKRRTLLETASGYRGQRSRLYRKAKEQVLHSMQYSYRDRRDRKGDFRQLWITRINAAARSNGMTYNRLIQGLKLAEVEVDRKILADLAVNDAAAFAGIVEIARAAVAAEGTGGAAAQAA; this is translated from the coding sequence ATGGCACGCGTCAAGCGGGCGGTAAACGCCCAGAAGAAGCGCCGCACCCTGCTCGAGACCGCGAGTGGTTACCGCGGTCAGCGCTCCCGGCTGTACCGCAAGGCCAAGGAGCAGGTGCTGCACTCGATGCAGTACTCGTACCGTGACCGCCGTGACCGCAAGGGCGACTTCCGTCAGCTCTGGATCACCCGCATCAACGCGGCGGCCCGGTCCAACGGCATGACCTACAACCGCCTCATCCAGGGTCTGAAGCTGGCCGAGGTCGAGGTCGACCGGAAGATCCTGGCCGACCTCGCGGTCAACGACGCGGCTGCCTTCGCCGGCATCGTCGAGATCGCCCGCGCGGCTGTCGCGGCCGAGGGCACCGGCGGCGCTGCCGCTCAGGCTGCCTGA
- the rpmI gene encoding 50S ribosomal protein L35 has protein sequence MPKMKSHTGMGKRVKVTGKGKIVRELTGKRHLLEHKSSHVTRRMTGTVAVAKVDVPRVKKLLGR, from the coding sequence GTGCCGAAGATGAAGAGCCACACCGGCATGGGTAAGCGGGTGAAGGTCACCGGCAAGGGCAAGATCGTGCGTGAGCTGACCGGCAAGCGCCACCTGCTGGAGCACAAGTCCTCCCACGTTACCCGCCGGATGACCGGCACTGTCGCGGTGGCCAAGGTCGACGTGCCGCGAGTGAAGAAGCTTCTGGGCCGCTGA
- the hisG gene encoding ATP phosphoribosyltransferase: MLRIAIPNKGTLSAPASQMLKDAGYRQRTDPKDLACRDEANNVEFFYLRPRDIATYVGSGDLDLGITGRDLLVDSGVPATELLDLNFAGATFRWAVPAGTLSSVDQLGGKRIATAFPGLVSGYLAEHELKAEVVRLDGAVENAVRLGVADLIADVVETGATLRQAGLVTLGEPLMRSSAILIGRLAEPPAGGAQLLRRLNGVLVARNFVMLAYDVRADLLDQATALTPGIESPTVSPLHREGWVAVQAMVQRSQVHKVMDELYELGARAILVTDIANCRL, from the coding sequence ATGCTGCGTATCGCCATTCCGAACAAGGGCACCCTGTCCGCGCCCGCCTCGCAGATGCTGAAGGACGCCGGCTACCGGCAGCGCACCGACCCCAAAGACCTGGCCTGCCGTGACGAAGCCAACAACGTCGAGTTCTTCTACCTGCGGCCGCGCGACATCGCGACGTACGTCGGCTCGGGTGATCTGGATCTCGGCATCACCGGCCGTGACCTGCTGGTCGACTCCGGCGTCCCGGCCACCGAGCTGCTCGACCTGAACTTCGCCGGCGCCACGTTCCGCTGGGCCGTCCCGGCCGGCACGTTGTCGTCGGTGGACCAGCTCGGTGGGAAGCGGATCGCCACCGCGTTCCCCGGCCTGGTCAGCGGCTACCTGGCCGAGCACGAGCTGAAGGCGGAGGTGGTCCGCCTCGACGGCGCGGTGGAGAACGCGGTCCGCCTCGGGGTCGCCGATCTGATCGCCGACGTCGTGGAGACCGGCGCGACGCTGCGCCAGGCCGGCCTGGTCACGCTCGGCGAGCCGCTGATGCGCTCGTCGGCGATCCTGATCGGACGGCTGGCCGAGCCCCCGGCCGGCGGCGCCCAGCTGCTGCGCCGGCTCAACGGGGTGCTGGTCGCCCGCAACTTCGTGATGCTCGCCTACGACGTCCGGGCCGACCTGCTGGACCAGGCCACCGCGCTGACCCCGGGCATCGAGTCGCCGACCGTCTCCCCGCTGCACCGCGAGGGCTGGGTCGCCGTGCAGGCGATGGTCCAGCGCAGCCAGGTGCACAAGGTGATGGACGAGCTGTACGAACTGGGCGCGCGTGCCATTCTGGTGACGGATATCGCGAACTGTAGGTTGTGA
- a CDS encoding phosphoribosyl-ATP diphosphatase — MKTFEELFAELQRKAAEQTPGSGTVAALERGVHFIGKKVVEEAAESWMAAEHEGPERAAEEISQLLYQAQVLMIATGLELKDVYRHL, encoded by the coding sequence GTGAAGACGTTCGAAGAACTGTTCGCCGAGTTGCAGCGCAAGGCGGCGGAACAGACCCCCGGTTCGGGCACGGTCGCCGCGCTCGAACGCGGAGTCCACTTCATCGGGAAGAAGGTCGTCGAGGAGGCGGCCGAGTCCTGGATGGCCGCCGAGCACGAGGGCCCGGAGCGGGCTGCCGAGGAGATCTCGCAGCTGCTCTACCAGGCACAAGTCCTGATGATCGCCACCGGTCTCGAGCTCAAGGACGTGTACCGACATCTCTGA
- a CDS encoding PH domain-containing protein: MTDVSFRPQKIRWVAGSLAAVVVVFFTVLSFGLHGQAGFENAGQVGSGSFQRGDQAAMIGLGVLFGLGILAFCRPRVAADDQGVHVRNVVGGYDLPWNVVRAVRFDRNSPWAQLELLDDEQVSIHALQAVDKDYAVDGVRALRALHTASQTG, from the coding sequence ATGACTGACGTGAGCTTCAGACCGCAGAAGATCCGCTGGGTGGCCGGTTCGCTGGCGGCCGTCGTGGTCGTGTTCTTCACCGTGCTCAGTTTCGGGCTGCACGGCCAGGCCGGGTTCGAGAACGCCGGCCAGGTCGGCTCGGGCAGCTTCCAGCGGGGTGACCAGGCCGCGATGATCGGGCTGGGCGTCCTGTTCGGCCTCGGCATCCTGGCGTTCTGCCGGCCCCGGGTGGCCGCCGACGACCAGGGCGTGCACGTGCGCAACGTGGTCGGCGGCTACGACCTGCCGTGGAACGTGGTCCGGGCGGTGCGGTTCGACCGGAACTCGCCGTGGGCGCAGCTGGAGCTGCTCGACGACGAGCAGGTGTCGATCCACGCGCTGCAGGCGGTCGACAAGGACTACGCGGTGGACGGGGTGCGGGCTCTTCGAGCCCTGCATACGGCCTCGCAAACGGGCTGA